Genomic DNA from Raphanus sativus cultivar WK10039 unplaced genomic scaffold, ASM80110v3 Scaffold0077, whole genome shotgun sequence:
GGGTTGTTCGTTTGGTTGACGCTGCgactattttcatttattcatattttatttttaaaaatttgtaaaattgtattttaaataaataaaatgtagtttaaatatatttacatccataagaatattatgtttaattggtaataaatttttggtcaaatataaaaatatttgatgtcataaatcataagctaaataaaaataaaaataatacatcaaaatcatacatttaattttcgAAATTATCACTTCAAACAAATAAGGCAAATATGTTTACTTTTGCTCTACTCTGTACTTTTCGAAATAAGGTCACCCAAGTTCTGGAAAGAAACTCTTGCTCTACTCTGTACTGTAAGCTTCTCGAACTCTTTACTTTTCATGTCTTACTCATGAACCGAGATGAACAACTCGTCAGTGTGACATGATGCATGGAACTGCTATGTGATTCTGGTCACTATAAAACTAGTTTTTAATGAATGCTGCTCTTGTATTCACTGGCAAACAGTTTGCACAAGGAGAACAATGGGCCACCCTGTGTGATGTACTTGCCTCAAAGTTGATGGATGCTGGTAACACTCTGGCTGCAGTTCTGTGCTACATTTGCGCAGGCAATGTTGACAGAACAGTAGAAATTTGGTCAAGGAGCCTTGCAAACGAGCGTGAAGGAAGATCTTATGCTGAGCTTCTTCAGGTGTGTATCACTTTCCAGGTTTTGTGCATAAATTAAGTTGGGCTTCTCTACTTATATTTTCTGCCCTTTTCGTTCAATAGGATCTTATGGAGAAGACTCTTGTTCTTGCCTTGGCAACTGGCAACAAAAAGTTCAGCGCATCTCTTTGTAAACTCTTTGAGAGTTATGCTGAGATATTGGCCAGCCAAGGGCTTCTTACAACGGCAATGAAGTACTTGAAAGTTTTGGATTCTGGTGGCTTGTCACCTGAACTTTCTATATTACGTGATCGTATTTCCCTTTCAGCAGAACCTGGTACGTATGCAGTagtaatttgatttattttatagagTTGAATTCTGGTGATAAACTAATGTATATTATACTGCATCTGCAGAGACTAACACTGCAGCTTCAGGCAACATTCAGCCTCAAAGCACCGTACCATATAAT
This window encodes:
- the LOC108829721 gene encoding protein transport protein SEC31 homolog B-like, which produces MDAGNTLAAVLCYICAGNVDRTVEIWSRSLANEREGRSYAELLQDLMEKTLVLALATGNKKFSASLCKLFESYAEILASQGLLTTAMKYLKVLDSGGLSPELSILRDRISLSAEPETNTAASGNIQPQSTVPYNQVSFFLVSNCL